The Streptococcus viridans genome contains the following window.
CAATTGGCGACGGGAGGGGATTGCCAGTTTGACACAATTAAAAATCAAACAACAAGAACGGGAAGCTCTTCAGCCTGAAAATGTCACAGTTTCAGATGATTTCTTACAGGCGATGGATTTGTGGAAAGATTAATAGAGGAGATTCGGTTTAGAGATGAGAAGGGGAGATAGAAAGGAAAATAGATCGCACAAACGGATCTATTCAGCCTTATTTGTATTAGGAACAGTAGTCATTCTTGGTTTTCTTGGTTTGTATATTAGCAAGCTAAGCATGATTTCGTCTGGTTTGTATCCAGTTGAAGAATCTTTGATCCAAGCAGGCTATAAAAAAACATCGGATGGTTTCGAAAAGAAACAATCCAATGTCACCATTACAATTAAATGGAACAAAGAGAAAAAGCAATTTGATAAAAACCATTACCTTATTTCGACTCAGCAAGAAGCCAAATTATTGTCTTCTCAGTATGTGGATAAAGAAAGTTTAGAAGTGCTTACTAACGGGAAATTTTCAAACACCTTCGGATTTGTCCACTATACGGAGAACAAGAAAAAGAATTGGTTAAAGGATTCGCCAAGATTGGTTGCCCATGCAGGTGGTACCATACGTGAGAAAGAATACAATACTTTTTATACCAACTCCCTTGAAGCTTTGCAACAGAATTATGGTCTAGGGCATCGCTTGTTTGAAATGGATTTCTATTTAACTAGCGATCGTAAATTGGCGGCTGTCCATGACTGGCATCAATTTGGGAATAAAGATGGTGTTGCTCTTTCATCAGAGGAGTGGAAAAACTTCAAAGCC
Protein-coding sequences here:
- a CDS encoding glycerophosphodiester phosphodiesterase family protein — its product is MRRGDRKENRSHKRIYSALFVLGTVVILGFLGLYISKLSMISSGLYPVEESLIQAGYKKTSDGFEKKQSNVTITIKWNKEKKQFDKNHYLISTQQEAKLLSSQYVDKESLEVLTNGKFSNTFGFVHYTENKKKNWLKDSPRLVAHAGGTIREKEYNTFYTNSLEALQQNYGLGHRLFEMDFYLTSDRKLAAVHDWHQFGNKDGVALSSEEWKNFKAYGSPETPSRFTTMLIGDVLDQMVINSDMVLITDTKSMEIPKEDTVTQFEQIVTEAKNRDESLLDRVIPQIYNQEMFGEIEAIYPFQHIIYTLYSSPDSAEEVIDFISKHKEIEAVTISFADPRFNQDFIDAVHRLNKRIYIHTIHTYDDLTKYANVNVDGFYTGLLTPRDVALYESVSK